The following are from one region of the Defluviitalea raffinosedens genome:
- a CDS encoding uracil-xanthine permease family protein codes for MTTNNKVIGYLPDERPPFFELILFALQQIVVMFPATVLVALITGFHVSTTIFASGLATLGFILVTGRKIPLYYGSSFSYISAIASIMSAEAYANYTLNDKISIAQFGIIMSGLVSIAAGIIINKSGKKVIDKVLPPTVTGSIAIIIGLSLSANALGNASTIPQNISEATQGAATNWAWVIAIITLLATILYSVYLKGKLSQLPILFGLCTGYVSALIIGAVTGIPFVSFNTIESTSFISLPIFTFPKPSWAAVVAIMPIAIATVPESTAHIYQLDIYVNDLAKKKGSKTKYDLENKLGLNLIGDGIGDIISALIGGPAGTNYGENISAMAISKNFSVPVLIAASIITMIISCFTPLINIVYSIPTCVIGGLSIYLFGVIAAQGITIMMDKQVDMFSSKNLAVIAVILIIGLGGTFNFEGGMIPMFGTQFPALATAAVVGILLNLLLSMGQNESPEIE; via the coding sequence ATGACAACAAACAATAAGGTAATAGGTTATTTACCTGATGAAAGACCACCGTTTTTTGAACTCATTTTATTTGCACTGCAACAAATCGTAGTAATGTTTCCGGCAACAGTTTTAGTTGCTCTGATCACAGGATTCCATGTATCCACAACAATATTTGCCAGCGGACTTGCCACTCTGGGATTTATACTGGTTACAGGAAGAAAAATTCCATTATACTATGGTTCAAGTTTTTCCTACATTTCTGCAATTGCTTCAATCATGAGTGCAGAAGCATACGCTAATTATACACTGAATGACAAAATTTCAATCGCTCAATTTGGTATTATTATGTCAGGACTTGTTTCAATTGCTGCAGGTATAATTATTAACAAAAGTGGTAAAAAAGTCATAGATAAAGTTCTTCCTCCTACAGTAACAGGAAGTATTGCAATCATTATAGGTTTATCTTTATCTGCAAATGCTTTAGGCAATGCGTCTACTATTCCTCAAAACATTTCTGAAGCAACCCAGGGAGCTGCAACTAACTGGGCATGGGTAATAGCCATCATCACTTTATTAGCAACCATATTGTATTCAGTTTATCTTAAAGGCAAACTAAGTCAGCTTCCAATCTTATTTGGTTTATGTACAGGATATGTATCCGCTCTTATTATAGGAGCCGTAACAGGTATACCTTTTGTAAGCTTTAATACAATAGAATCTACCAGTTTTATAAGTCTTCCAATCTTTACTTTTCCAAAGCCATCATGGGCAGCAGTCGTTGCAATTATGCCTATAGCCATTGCAACAGTCCCGGAATCAACCGCCCATATCTATCAATTGGATATCTATGTAAATGACCTGGCTAAAAAGAAAGGTTCAAAGACAAAATATGATTTGGAAAACAAACTAGGATTAAATCTTATCGGGGACGGAATCGGAGACATTATATCCGCATTAATTGGAGGCCCTGCAGGAACAAATTACGGTGAGAATATCAGTGCCATGGCTATTTCAAAGAATTTCTCTGTACCAGTTCTTATAGCAGCATCCATCATCACAATGATTATTTCATGCTTTACCCCTCTGATTAATATTGTTTATTCTATACCAACTTGTGTAATCGGAGGACTTTCTATATATCTCTTTGGTGTGATCGCTGCGCAAGGGATTACTATCATGATGGACAAGCAAGTAGATATGTTCAGTTCCAAAAATCTTGCTGTGATCGCAGTTATTTTAATTATCGGCTTAGGTGGTACCTTCAATTTTGAAGGTGGAATGATTCCGATGTTCGGAACTCAATTCCCCGCTTTAGCTACAGCAGCTGTGGTAGGTATCCTTTTAAATCTCTTACTTTCTATGGGACAAAACGAATCCCCTGAGATTGAATAA
- a CDS encoding iron-containing alcohol dehydrogenase, with protein MDNFIFENPTKIIFGKDMENSVGEEVRNYSKKILLHYGGGSIKKTGLYDRVVASLKAAEIEYIELPGVKPNPRLSLVREGIKICRENNIDFILAVGGGSVIDSAKAIAMGTVYDGDVWDFYTGKAVPEAALPIGTILTIPAAGSESSTGSVITNEDGWYKRSVDSTVIYPRFSILNPELAFTLPKYQVACGAADILAHLMERYFTNTKSVELIDRLIESTMKTIIKYVPIVLEDSTNYEAWAQVMWAGTVAHNNLFSTGRVGDWASHSIEHEISGIYDVAHGAGLAVVFPAWMKYVYKHDINRFVQFAVRVWNVEQDFFDPEKTALQGIEKLEEFFKTIGLPIRLEGLGITDDRLEEMADKGTDSDRRTLGNFVKLGKQDVYNILKLAQ; from the coding sequence ATGGACAATTTTATCTTTGAGAACCCTACAAAAATTATTTTTGGAAAAGACATGGAAAATTCAGTTGGGGAAGAAGTAAGAAATTATAGCAAGAAAATTTTGCTTCATTATGGTGGGGGAAGTATCAAAAAAACAGGGTTGTATGATAGAGTGGTTGCATCTTTAAAAGCTGCAGAAATTGAATACATAGAACTTCCTGGTGTAAAACCTAATCCAAGATTAAGTCTCGTGAGAGAAGGTATCAAAATTTGCCGTGAAAATAATATTGATTTTATTTTAGCCGTTGGCGGAGGAAGTGTAATTGATTCTGCGAAGGCTATTGCCATGGGTACTGTTTATGATGGAGATGTTTGGGATTTTTATACCGGGAAAGCTGTTCCTGAGGCTGCTCTTCCTATAGGAACTATTTTAACGATTCCAGCTGCAGGTAGTGAATCCAGCACAGGTTCTGTGATCACCAATGAAGATGGCTGGTATAAAAGGTCTGTCGATTCAACTGTTATCTATCCCAGATTTTCAATACTTAATCCTGAACTTGCCTTTACACTGCCCAAATATCAGGTAGCTTGTGGCGCAGCTGATATTTTAGCCCATTTGATGGAAAGATATTTTACAAATACGAAAAGTGTTGAATTGATAGACAGACTGATTGAATCAACGATGAAAACCATTATTAAATATGTTCCGATAGTTCTTGAAGACTCTACGAATTATGAAGCTTGGGCACAAGTAATGTGGGCAGGAACCGTGGCTCACAATAATTTGTTTAGCACAGGAAGAGTTGGAGATTGGGCTTCCCATAGTATTGAACATGAAATCAGTGGAATCTATGATGTTGCCCATGGGGCAGGATTAGCTGTTGTTTTTCCTGCATGGATGAAATATGTCTATAAACATGATATAAATAGATTTGTTCAATTTGCCGTTAGGGTATGGAATGTTGAGCAAGATTTCTTTGATCCTGAAAAAACAGCATTACAAGGTATTGAAAAACTGGAAGAATTCTTTAAAACCATAGGACTTCCAATTCGTCTAGAAGGTTTGGGAATTACCGATGACAGGTTGGAAGAAATGGCGGACAAAGGTACAGATTCGGACAGAAGGACATTAGGAAATTTTGTAAAGCTTGGAAAGCAAGATGTTTACAATATTTTAAAACTGGCTCAATAA
- a CDS encoding ion channel produces MRKKIMVNNIIFLCILYLFVASGFALIYLVVDSLNLGFIKDHYSSLLHQQQFVDKVTRSFYFSITTLFSVGYGDMTPFGLSKGIAIFESLIGYVLPYVMVLNYILYNPKFFRKHLNK; encoded by the coding sequence ATGCGAAAGAAAATTATGGTTAATAATATAATTTTTTTATGTATTTTATACCTTTTCGTCGCTTCAGGTTTTGCCCTCATATACTTGGTGGTAGATTCTTTGAATTTAGGATTTATTAAAGATCATTATTCCTCACTTCTTCATCAGCAGCAGTTCGTAGATAAAGTTACCCGATCCTTTTATTTTAGCATTACAACCTTATTTTCAGTTGGATATGGGGATATGACTCCCTTTGGACTCTCAAAAGGAATCGCAATTTTTGAATCTTTGATCGGCTATGTTCTTCCTTATGTAATGGTATTGAACTATATTTTGTACAATCCTAAATTTTTCAGAAAACATTTAAATAAATAA
- a CDS encoding cell division protein FtsX, producing the protein MKNIIYNTGYFIKEAKTIFKLTFWSNVLSLFSIGLILFILSLVISGWSISTEVLTLIQEEAQINIYTDENLDDINLEKVMEKINSIDGIIETRIVQKEEAYERMEKVLGEDAKVLEYFEDNPFHSFFEAKIDIEKIESIHKELKLISEVRYIRDNREILTRLRSIARAFEILGAFFIAAVGISTVVIISHIIRQGIYNYKEEINTLRLLGASEAFIALPFLIVGLLLTFGGGAIASTLTYMVLIQIYNYLSGPLPFIPLPPFQVMMQDLVLIILSISIVLGIIGSMIGISSSK; encoded by the coding sequence ATGAAAAACATTATTTATAACACAGGATATTTCATAAAAGAGGCAAAAACAATTTTTAAACTGACCTTTTGGTCCAATGTGCTTTCTCTCTTTAGTATAGGGCTTATTTTATTTATTCTTTCTTTGGTTATTTCCGGATGGAGTATTAGTACAGAAGTATTGACTTTAATTCAGGAGGAAGCCCAGATCAATATATATACGGATGAAAATCTTGATGATATAAATTTGGAAAAAGTGATGGAAAAAATCAATTCAATTGATGGGATCATAGAAACAAGAATTGTTCAAAAAGAGGAAGCCTATGAAAGAATGGAAAAAGTATTAGGGGAAGATGCAAAAGTCTTGGAATATTTTGAGGACAATCCTTTTCATTCTTTCTTTGAAGCCAAAATTGATATTGAAAAAATCGAATCGATTCATAAAGAATTAAAATTGATTTCTGAGGTTCGGTATATCAGAGATAACAGAGAGATTCTCACTCGGCTGCGAAGTATTGCACGTGCTTTTGAGATTTTAGGAGCATTTTTTATTGCAGCTGTTGGTATTTCTACAGTTGTCATTATTTCACACATTATAAGACAGGGAATTTACAATTACAAAGAAGAAATTAACACTTTAAGACTATTAGGAGCTTCGGAAGCCTTCATTGCCTTACCTTTTTTAATAGTAGGATTGCTATTAACTTTTGGAGGAGGGGCCATTGCTTCTACTTTGACATATATGGTCTTGATCCAAATTTATAATTATCTGTCAGGACCGCTCCCATTCATTCCTTTGCCTCCTTTCCAAGTCATGATGCAGGATTTAGTGTTAATTATTTTATCTATAAGTATAGTTCTGGGGATCATTGGAAGCATGATTGGAATATCTTCTTCAAAGTAG
- a CDS encoding cell division ATP-binding protein FtsE → MIEANQVYLEYRDGTKALNNVNLQINKGEIVYIIGPSGSGKTSLLKLFMGIEQPTSGKLTVLGKEISKEHKKNIREIRRRIGPVFQEFKLIPGRTAIDNVILGMRVLGMPRLQLNKNALEALEKVGLSHKAFSKVDNLSWGERQRVAIARAVARKPSLILADEPTGNLDVNNALRIMELLRSFKDEDTTVIITTHATHLIENLNEGILLKVNKGTIEQESMGRRL, encoded by the coding sequence ATGATTGAAGCAAACCAAGTATATTTAGAATATCGCGATGGTACAAAAGCATTAAATAATGTAAATTTGCAAATTAATAAAGGAGAAATTGTTTATATTATTGGCCCCAGCGGATCAGGTAAAACCAGTTTGCTTAAGCTTTTTATGGGCATAGAGCAGCCTACTTCCGGTAAATTGACGGTTTTAGGGAAAGAAATCAGCAAAGAACATAAGAAAAATATTCGGGAAATACGAAGACGTATAGGACCTGTGTTTCAAGAATTTAAATTAATTCCCGGAAGAACGGCGATTGACAATGTGATTTTAGGTATGAGGGTTTTGGGAATGCCCAGACTTCAACTGAATAAAAATGCCCTAGAAGCTTTAGAAAAGGTTGGATTAAGTCATAAAGCTTTTTCAAAAGTAGACAATTTATCATGGGGAGAAAGGCAGCGAGTCGCTATTGCCAGGGCAGTTGCACGAAAACCCTCCCTCATATTGGCTGATGAGCCAACAGGTAACCTGGATGTAAATAATGCATTACGCATCATGGAACTTTTACGTTCTTTTAAAGACGAAGATACAACGGTTATTATAACCACCCATGCGACTCACTTAATTGAAAATCTCAATGAAGGCATACTGCTTAAAGTGAACAAGGGAACCATAGAGCAGGAGTCAATGGGGAGGAGACTGTAA
- a CDS encoding aldose epimerase family protein yields MEITKRSFGTTKDGTEVFIFKLSNAQGMSTEITNFGGIIVSIFVPDKNGKVDDIALGFDNLDSYQKPGPYFGAIIGRHANRIENAEFELNGQVYHLVKNDGNNHLHGGIKGFDKVVWTPEIIKTEEGEALQLTYLSKDGEENYPGNLEVKVIYSLNDKNELKIDYYAVSDKDTVVNLTNHTYFNLAGHDSGDILDHQLMITGDQFTVINDECIPTGEIRDVKGTPMDFTTLRPIRDGIDSDDEQIKYVKGYDHNWVLNVSGKSPEKAGELYEPKSGRLMEFYTTKPGVQFYSGNSFDGCDKGKGGVVYEKWGGLCLETQYFPNSLKHKHFPSPILKAGEEYKHTTIYKFSIS; encoded by the coding sequence ATGGAGATTACAAAAAGAAGTTTTGGAACAACAAAAGACGGAACAGAGGTGTTTATCTTCAAACTCTCAAATGCTCAAGGAATGAGCACAGAAATTACTAATTTTGGAGGGATTATCGTCTCTATTTTTGTACCGGATAAAAATGGAAAAGTAGATGATATAGCCCTTGGATTTGACAATCTGGATAGCTATCAGAAACCAGGTCCTTATTTTGGAGCAATCATTGGACGTCATGCGAATCGAATAGAAAATGCTGAGTTTGAGCTTAATGGACAAGTATATCATCTGGTTAAGAATGACGGTAATAATCATCTTCATGGTGGGATCAAAGGTTTTGATAAAGTGGTATGGACTCCGGAAATTATAAAAACTGAAGAAGGAGAAGCATTACAGCTTACGTATTTAAGCAAAGACGGAGAAGAAAATTATCCTGGCAATCTTGAAGTAAAAGTCATCTATTCTTTAAACGATAAAAATGAGTTAAAAATTGATTACTACGCGGTTTCCGACAAAGATACGGTAGTTAATCTTACAAACCATACTTATTTTAATCTTGCTGGTCACGATTCAGGAGATATTCTAGATCATCAACTCATGATTACTGGAGATCAATTTACTGTGATTAATGATGAGTGTATTCCTACAGGAGAAATCAGGGATGTTAAAGGAACACCTATGGATTTTACTACTTTAAGACCAATCAGAGATGGAATTGATTCAGACGATGAGCAAATAAAATATGTTAAGGGTTATGATCATAACTGGGTATTAAATGTTAGTGGCAAAAGTCCAGAAAAAGCAGGAGAATTGTATGAACCCAAGAGCGGAAGATTGATGGAATTTTATACAACAAAACCTGGTGTGCAGTTTTATTCTGGTAATTCTTTTGATGGCTGTGACAAGGGAAAAGGTGGAGTTGTTTATGAAAAATGGGGTGGATTATGCCTTGAAACTCAATATTTCCCCAATTCTTTAAAACACAAACATTTTCCTTCTCCTATTCTTAAAGCAGGGGAAGAGTATAAACACACTACAATTTATAAATTCTCAATAAGCTAA
- a CDS encoding methyl-accepting chemotaxis protein — MLKRKNLFKVKPESKKNKKKRIVKPMKLNLGINFQNNIGIAQKLIASFIVLSIVPLLLIAGFSYINAEKTVEQKVGFYSEKMVQQLAKNIDLKIKEIENIPKMIQYNSTLIDYLRKDKFDNLVEKINTEIEIDNILFTIENSNNSIKGINIYKDNGQTFGTNINLGGSNTIETLNSEYGEIYREIVNQSTDDEIVWVTGLNDSYSYIILLKSIKNIVDIKPMAILAVYISSEEITSLFEDMELNNNANIFLLNQNKNIIGDLNTDNIGTEVTDEYLDKIYGENLSGNFRDNGNIISYSTTKNGWKVITKEPISSLMAEMKRVKNSIIWIGLICILISVAIGILISLSISNPLRTIMNLMGKVEQGDLTVSLDLTGKNEIGKLSVSFNNMIKNIRNLLLETDSITKKVEQDANIIKSSSEQSALAASQVASAINELAEGAAEQAKQAENTNALMDYLANNINHVVKRIEDIMKTIEHTEASRDYAAKTMDQLNEKTKNAIESTNKINREIQELNEEAKEIIQVVKVITGISEQTNLLALNAAIEAARAGEAGKGFAVVAEEIRKLAQGTKDATGTISQIISNIQLKTERTVSVVKTSDEIFEEQKEIVYKTDQAFNEMAQSIQKMITQIEDINDKIQDIEGQKQQTVEAIDYISSIVQQSAASIEEVTATSEEQTSSAEQLAVLANDLSSAIENLNNSLSRFKI; from the coding sequence ATGCTGAAAAGAAAAAATCTCTTTAAAGTTAAGCCAGAATCCAAAAAAAATAAGAAAAAGCGTATAGTGAAGCCGATGAAATTAAATTTAGGGATAAATTTTCAAAATAATATAGGTATTGCGCAAAAATTGATTGCTTCTTTTATTGTATTAAGTATTGTACCATTGCTTCTGATTGCAGGATTTTCATATATTAATGCAGAAAAAACTGTAGAGCAAAAAGTAGGCTTCTACTCTGAAAAAATGGTTCAGCAACTGGCTAAAAATATTGATTTAAAAATTAAAGAAATAGAAAATATACCAAAGATGATTCAGTATAACAGTACGCTGATTGATTATCTTCGAAAAGACAAATTCGACAACTTAGTTGAGAAGATTAACACTGAAATAGAAATAGATAATATTTTATTCACTATTGAAAATTCCAATAATAGCATAAAAGGTATTAATATTTATAAAGATAATGGACAGACATTTGGCACAAACATAAATTTAGGAGGAAGCAATACAATTGAGACGTTGAATTCAGAATATGGAGAAATATACAGAGAAATTGTTAATCAATCGACAGATGATGAAATTGTATGGGTTACTGGCTTAAATGATTCATATAGCTATATCATTTTATTAAAATCTATAAAAAATATTGTCGATATTAAACCTATGGCGATTTTGGCAGTTTATATCAGCTCTGAAGAGATCACTTCCTTATTTGAAGATATGGAGTTAAACAATAATGCAAATATATTTTTATTAAACCAAAATAAAAATATAATCGGAGACCTAAATACAGATAATATAGGTACTGAGGTAACGGATGAATATTTAGACAAAATATATGGAGAAAATTTATCCGGTAATTTCAGAGATAACGGTAATATAATAAGTTATTCTACCACCAAAAATGGGTGGAAAGTTATAACTAAAGAGCCGATTTCATCTTTAATGGCAGAAATGAAGAGAGTAAAAAATAGTATTATTTGGATAGGACTTATCTGCATTTTGATTTCTGTAGCCATTGGAATTCTTATATCATTAAGTATATCCAATCCTCTTAGAACGATTATGAACCTTATGGGAAAAGTAGAACAGGGAGATTTGACAGTATCATTGGATCTTACGGGAAAGAATGAAATAGGAAAATTATCGGTCAGTTTTAATAACATGATCAAAAATATTAGAAATTTACTTTTGGAAACCGACAGTATAACGAAGAAAGTAGAGCAAGATGCAAATATTATAAAGAGTTCTTCAGAGCAATCCGCTTTGGCAGCCAGTCAAGTTGCCAGTGCTATCAATGAATTGGCAGAAGGAGCAGCAGAACAGGCAAAGCAGGCAGAAAATACGAATGCATTGATGGATTATCTGGCAAATAATATTAACCATGTTGTAAAAAGAATTGAAGATATTATGAAAACGATTGAACATACCGAAGCTTCCAGGGACTATGCAGCCAAAACCATGGACCAGTTAAATGAGAAAACAAAAAATGCAATAGAATCTACCAATAAAATTAATAGAGAGATACAAGAATTAAATGAAGAAGCAAAAGAAATTATTCAAGTTGTAAAGGTCATTACTGGAATTAGTGAGCAAACAAACCTTCTAGCTTTAAATGCAGCGATTGAAGCGGCAAGAGCAGGGGAAGCGGGGAAAGGTTTTGCAGTTGTAGCAGAAGAAATCCGTAAATTGGCTCAGGGAACTAAGGATGCAACTGGAACGATAAGCCAAATTATATCTAATATCCAACTTAAGACTGAGAGAACAGTATCTGTTGTTAAAACTTCTGACGAAATATTTGAAGAGCAAAAGGAAATCGTATATAAAACAGATCAGGCTTTTAATGAAATGGCGCAGTCTATACAAAAAATGATTACTCAGATAGAAGATATAAATGATAAGATTCAGGATATTGAAGGGCAGAAACAGCAAACGGTTGAAGCGATCGATTATATTTCATCTATTGTACAGCAATCAGCTGCTTCTATAGAAGAAGTTACTGCAACAAGTGAAGAGCAAACCAGTTCAGCCGAGCAATTAGCTGTATTAGCCAATGATTTGTCTTCGGCCATCGAAAACTTGAATAATTCTTTATCTCGGTTTAAAATATAA
- a CDS encoding D-alanyl-D-alanine carboxypeptidase family protein, whose amino-acid sequence MRRKFCIALTFVFFLMNFIPIAAQEVSLPLQSEAVILIEENTGKVLYEKNSTQKMYPASTTKILTALIALENADLNEVIKVGNEVYQVPLDASKAGHNPGDEITLKDLLTSLLLPSGNDSAYVIASYISKKTTGNNELDLNSAIAQFANMMNERAKEIGVKDSYFVNPHGYHNENHYTTAYDLALITREALKNPAFKEIVKQPTADIGNSSSPNQRKFSFRNRNLLLDSRNSDTYYPYATGVKTGFTDEAGECLVASATKDHMNLIAVLLKSPTDARWNDAKTLFDYGFENFKYYQVAKKGDVIDRVYVEKHSPKGPSELEVLIKEDFTGLFHKDDISHIEKKISWNQEPLVAPITEGQTVGAVTFTLNGEELSKIELIAKYGIEKRTIWDVMFSLNAVPYWCGGIGGVFIITMISNAIRKRKNRRGLHFK is encoded by the coding sequence ATGAGACGAAAGTTTTGCATTGCATTGACCTTTGTGTTTTTCCTGATGAATTTTATTCCTATTGCTGCTCAGGAAGTTTCATTACCTTTACAATCAGAAGCAGTAATTTTAATTGAAGAGAATACCGGTAAAGTATTATATGAGAAAAATTCAACTCAAAAAATGTATCCGGCCAGTACCACAAAAATACTGACTGCATTAATTGCTTTAGAAAATGCAGATTTAAATGAGGTTATTAAAGTAGGTAATGAAGTGTATCAAGTACCTTTAGATGCAAGTAAAGCAGGACATAATCCTGGAGACGAAATTACTTTAAAAGACTTGCTGACATCTTTATTATTGCCTTCAGGTAATGATTCTGCATATGTTATTGCTTCGTATATATCGAAAAAAACTACTGGCAATAATGAACTGGATCTTAACAGTGCCATTGCACAATTTGCCAATATGATGAATGAAAGAGCCAAGGAAATAGGAGTAAAAGATTCGTATTTTGTCAATCCACATGGGTATCATAACGAAAACCACTATACAACAGCTTATGATTTAGCCTTAATTACAAGGGAGGCTTTAAAAAATCCTGCATTCAAAGAGATTGTAAAACAACCTACTGCAGATATAGGGAACTCATCCAGCCCAAATCAACGAAAATTTTCTTTCAGAAATAGAAATTTACTTTTAGATTCAAGAAATAGTGACACATATTACCCTTATGCCACTGGAGTAAAGACGGGATTCACTGATGAGGCAGGGGAATGTCTTGTTGCTTCAGCAACAAAAGATCATATGAATTTAATTGCCGTATTATTAAAATCTCCTACGGATGCTCGATGGAATGATGCGAAAACCTTATTTGATTATGGATTTGAGAATTTTAAATATTATCAAGTTGCTAAAAAAGGAGATGTGATTGATCGAGTATATGTAGAAAAGCATTCTCCAAAAGGACCTTCTGAATTGGAAGTTCTGATCAAAGAAGATTTTACAGGATTATTTCATAAAGATGATATTTCTCACATAGAGAAAAAAATTTCCTGGAACCAGGAGCCCCTCGTAGCACCGATTACAGAGGGACAGACAGTTGGAGCAGTCACTTTTACTTTGAACGGAGAAGAATTGTCGAAAATAGAGCTTATTGCTAAATATGGAATAGAAAAACGTACCATTTGGGATGTAATGTTTTCTCTTAATGCAGTTCCTTATTGGTGCGGCGGAATAGGTGGTGTTTTTATTATAACCATGATTTCTAATGCAATCAGAAAAAGAAAGAATCGAAGAGGCCTTCATTTTAAATAG